The following are encoded together in the bacterium genome:
- a CDS encoding MgtC/SapB family protein, with protein sequence MYDLSLWDMTSRLMLSILFGAMIGMERETHGRPAGLRTHILVCFGSTLFTLASYQIAGKIYDPARVTAQIVTGVGFLGAGTIIHQGSVIRGLTTAASIWTVAAIGVATGIGGKMLYLAAIAGIMSFVVLSLVAHLEKMMTPHKDERSLTINTSSVQEDICDILSVLSKHCLRVRMLNREDDADGSGYTFTFRLRIPTGFDEESFNHDIAAVQNIVNYRWD encoded by the coding sequence TTGTACGATCTGTCACTTTGGGATATGACCAGCAGGCTAATGCTGTCCATCCTGTTCGGCGCTATGATCGGAATGGAGCGCGAAACCCATGGACGCCCGGCAGGACTGCGCACGCATATACTGGTCTGCTTCGGCTCCACACTCTTTACACTCGCGTCATACCAAATTGCAGGAAAGATTTATGACCCCGCACGTGTGACCGCGCAGATCGTCACCGGTGTCGGTTTTCTGGGAGCCGGGACAATTATCCATCAAGGTAGTGTCATCAGAGGTCTGACTACGGCAGCCAGTATATGGACCGTCGCCGCAATCGGCGTTGCAACCGGGATCGGCGGCAAAATGCTCTATCTCGCAGCTATTGCTGGGATTATGTCATTCGTCGTGCTCAGTCTGGTGGCACATCTCGAAAAGATGATGACACCGCACAAGGATGAGCGGTCACTGACAATCAACACCTCAAGTGTACAGGAAGATATATGTGATATCCTGTCGGTGCTTTCAAAACACTGTCTGCGAGTGCGCATGCTCAATCGCGAAGACGATGCAGACGGCTCGGGATATACATTTACGTTTCGGCTGCGCATACCAACAGGGTTCGACGAAGAATCGTTCAATCATGACATTGCCGCAGTACAAAACATAGTCAATTACAGATGGGATTAG
- a CDS encoding proline--tRNA ligase: MRASNLFFPTLREVPAEAQMTSHRLLLRGGFIRNVAAGIYDYLPLGYRVIKKIEKIVREEMDEQGAQELLMPTMVPAELYQEGERWDLDVLFRFKDRNARDYSIGFTHEEVITDIVRRDVRSYRELPLNLYQIQTKGRDEPRPRGGVVRGREFIMLDSYSFDRCWKDLDLAYDKMYVAFSRIFARCGLNAAVVEADSGAIGGKDSQEYMVICEAGEDTILICESCGYGANAEKCEIGERPVKKSDDEMLALELVDTPNARTIDQVTSFLKKSPKKLVKTLIYRADGEIIAALVRGDKEINEPKLRIALGAKSVEMADPETIMELTGAEVGFAGPVGLKGVKIIADCEVEGMANFVVGANKTDAHYVNVNLGRDFDVTQYADIRIATKGDPCPKCNGTLRAERGMEVGHIFKLGTRYSDVMDAKFLDDDGKEKSFIMGCYGMGVSRMLAAIPEAHNDKDGIIWPISVAPFEVVVILLNSDDEDQCNAATRLYEELQENGVDVLLDERDERPGVKFKDADLMGASIQVVAGRLASEGKVEISLRSTKNKEEVSLDDATAKILEMRAALYQKLEEKAQKAVVKG, translated from the coding sequence ATGCGAGCATCAAATTTGTTCTTTCCAACTTTAAGAGAGGTCCCTGCCGAGGCTCAAATGACAAGCCACAGGCTGCTGCTGCGCGGCGGGTTTATACGCAATGTGGCGGCTGGGATATACGACTATCTGCCGCTGGGCTACAGGGTCATAAAAAAGATCGAGAAGATCGTGCGCGAAGAGATGGACGAACAGGGTGCGCAGGAACTGCTTATGCCCACAATGGTGCCTGCTGAGCTGTATCAGGAGGGTGAAAGATGGGACCTGGACGTGCTCTTTAGGTTCAAGGACAGAAACGCACGAGATTACTCGATAGGCTTTACGCATGAGGAAGTGATAACCGATATCGTGCGGCGCGATGTTCGCAGCTACCGCGAACTGCCTCTCAATCTCTATCAGATACAGACCAAAGGGCGTGACGAACCAAGGCCGAGAGGCGGAGTCGTGCGTGGCCGTGAGTTTATCATGCTCGACTCATACAGTTTCGACCGATGTTGGAAAGATCTGGACCTCGCGTACGACAAGATGTATGTCGCGTTCTCACGAATTTTCGCGAGATGCGGATTGAATGCTGCTGTGGTCGAGGCCGACTCGGGAGCAATAGGCGGCAAGGATAGCCAGGAATATATGGTAATCTGTGAAGCTGGTGAGGACACGATCCTTATCTGTGAGTCGTGCGGATACGGCGCAAATGCCGAAAAGTGCGAGATCGGCGAGCGGCCTGTTAAGAAATCCGATGATGAGATGCTGGCTCTTGAACTGGTCGACACGCCAAATGCTCGCACGATAGACCAGGTGACCTCATTCCTCAAGAAATCGCCCAAAAAGCTGGTCAAAACCCTCATATACAGGGCCGACGGCGAGATCATAGCGGCTCTCGTGCGAGGTGACAAGGAAATCAATGAACCTAAGCTGCGGATAGCTCTGGGTGCGAAATCCGTTGAGATGGCCGACCCTGAGACCATTATGGAGCTTACCGGCGCGGAAGTCGGGTTCGCCGGACCTGTGGGGCTTAAGGGAGTCAAGATTATCGCCGACTGTGAGGTCGAGGGCATGGCGAATTTCGTGGTGGGCGCAAACAAGACGGATGCGCACTACGTCAATGTCAACCTCGGCAGAGATTTCGACGTGACGCAATACGCCGATATCCGTATTGCGACTAAAGGCGATCCATGTCCCAAGTGCAATGGAACACTCAGGGCTGAACGCGGGATGGAAGTCGGGCATATATTCAAGCTCGGCACACGATATTCCGATGTAATGGACGCGAAATTCCTGGATGACGACGGCAAAGAGAAGTCATTTATCATGGGCTGCTACGGGATGGGAGTGAGCCGGATGCTGGCAGCTATTCCCGAGGCTCACAACGATAAGGACGGCATCATCTGGCCGATCAGTGTGGCGCCATTCGAGGTGGTCGTGATCCTGCTCAATTCGGATGATGAAGACCAGTGCAATGCGGCGACACGGTTGTATGAGGAACTTCAGGAAAACGGTGTGGATGTGCTTCTGGACGAACGTGACGAACGACCTGGAGTAAAATTCAAAGACGCCGACCTGATGGGAGCATCCATCCAGGTTGTTGCGGGTCGACTTGCATCAGAAGGCAAGGTGGAGATCAGTCTCAGATCGACCAAAAATAAGGAAGAAGTCTCACTCGATGACGCCACAGCCAAGATATTGGAAATGCGTGCCGCTCTCTACCAGAAATTGGAAGAGAAAGCGCAGAAAGCTGTAGTCAAAGGGTAA
- a CDS encoding N-acetyltransferase gives MIRRATVSDVAELQRLINQFADKSEMLPRSLNAIYENIRDFVVMEDDDKRLLGCCALHITWADLAEVRSLAVEPGVQGKGYGRMLVQACLDDAKQMGVPKIFALTYVPGFFEKMGFSHIDKGALPHKIWSDCINCPKFPDCGEEAVAIQL, from the coding sequence TTGATTAGAAGAGCAACGGTCTCGGATGTAGCAGAACTGCAGAGGCTTATAAACCAGTTCGCGGACAAAAGCGAAATGCTGCCGCGTTCACTCAACGCCATCTACGAAAATATTCGTGATTTTGTGGTTATGGAGGATGACGACAAGCGTTTATTGGGCTGCTGCGCACTGCACATCACATGGGCAGACCTTGCTGAGGTTCGTTCACTTGCTGTGGAGCCGGGTGTTCAGGGCAAAGGTTACGGCAGGATGCTGGTTCAGGCGTGTCTGGATGATGCAAAACAGATGGGTGTGCCGAAGATATTTGCACTTACGTATGTGCCGGGTTTCTTTGAAAAGATGGGGTTTTCACATATTGATAAGGGCGCACTGCCGCATAAGATATGGTCGGACTGCATCAACTGCCCGAAATTCCCTGACTGCGGCGAAGAAGCGGTCGCTATTCAATTATGA
- the ispG gene encoding flavodoxin-dependent (E)-4-hydroxy-3-methylbut-2-enyl-diphosphate synthase: MESGEQRRLTRNVKVGSVEIGGDAPVSVQSMTNTPTADVDATVAQIKRLEVVGCDIIRVAVPNIEAAKALSRIKQAISIPLVADIHFDYKLALASLDAGVDKLRINPGNIGSTDRVEAVAKAAKERGVPIRIGVNAGSIDRKRYGVPTPEALVESGLDEVRVLEKLGFEDIVLSLKAFDVPMMIHAYELASERCDYPLHLGVTEAGLAWEGTIRSSVGIGALLAEGIGDTIRVSLTGDPVEEVKVGYEILNSLRLRRKPFTIISCPTCGRCAIDLTDIADKVRQRLEANPPSKPITVAVMGCIVNGPGEASLADVGIAGGRGAGVLFAKGEMLRSVPEERLVDELIKEVEKL, translated from the coding sequence GTGGAGAGTGGAGAGCAGAGAAGGCTGACGCGGAATGTTAAGGTCGGCAGTGTTGAGATAGGCGGCGATGCGCCTGTATCCGTCCAATCTATGACCAACACGCCGACTGCCGACGTGGATGCGACAGTGGCTCAGATCAAGCGCCTCGAGGTGGTTGGATGCGATATAATACGTGTCGCCGTGCCGAATATCGAGGCCGCTAAGGCTTTGAGCAGGATCAAACAGGCAATCTCGATCCCACTGGTTGCCGACATCCACTTCGACTACAAACTCGCTCTTGCAAGCCTGGACGCAGGTGTGGACAAGCTGCGAATCAACCCAGGCAATATCGGCTCGACAGACCGTGTTGAGGCTGTCGCGAAAGCGGCAAAGGAACGCGGCGTCCCGATCAGAATAGGTGTAAATGCCGGTTCAATCGACCGAAAACGCTATGGCGTGCCCACACCTGAAGCACTCGTCGAAAGCGGCCTGGACGAAGTCAGGGTCCTGGAAAAGCTTGGCTTTGAAGATATTGTGCTCTCGCTGAAGGCATTCGACGTACCTATGATGATCCATGCATACGAGTTGGCAAGTGAGCGCTGTGATTATCCGCTCCATCTGGGCGTGACCGAAGCCGGCCTCGCATGGGAGGGCACGATACGAAGCTCGGTAGGAATCGGGGCGCTGCTTGCTGAAGGAATCGGTGATACGATACGTGTATCGCTGACGGGTGACCCGGTCGAAGAAGTTAAAGTTGGCTATGAAATCTTAAACAGTCTTAGACTTAGGAGAAAGCCTTTTACTATCATCTCATGCCCGACGTGTGGTCGATGCGCTATAGATTTGACCGATATCGCCGACAAAGTTAGGCAGCGTCTGGAAGCAAATCCGCCGTCAAAACCTATAACAGTGGCGGTTATGGGGTGTATAGTGAATGGTCCGGGTGAGGCATCGCTGGCAGATGTAGGGATCGCCGGAGGCAGAGGCGCCGGTGTGCTCTTTGCTAAGGGCGAAATGCTTCGGAGTGTGCCCGAAGAAAGGCTCGTGGATGAGCTTATCAAGGAAGTGGAGAAACTCTAA
- the rseP gene encoding RIP metalloprotease RseP — protein sequence MFIETAVALVLLFAILVMFHELGHFTAARLVGIRVDEFAFGFGPKLITLFKRGATEYTIHPFPLGGFVKLAGMEPGEEDISDGFQAQAIWKRALVIFAGPFASFVLAVLVFVTMGMFWGFSTGTTDNRVAMVTPLSVAAKAGIRTGDRIISIDGKTVKNGKDMTKLIHNSPGKKLSLMIARNGEKFTKTAVPRWTIIYMNAVWSFPDGKRGVVEEIADKSSAQKAGLQEKDKIVSINGKKINSGTDFAAAIKQIGDRQVKLEIDRGGKTITLTAKPTPKTEKFMAIGLLGFMPEQTLKKAGFIESATKGLILTKDVVVEIVVSLGSKKIAENIGGPLMIAKITQSSVALGTYSIFRLLGLLSMSLAVINLVPIPVVDGGHLVILAIEAVRRKRLTREQMQTVTMVGIFILGAIFVTVIWSDLFKISQGLVPQ from the coding sequence TTGTTTATTGAAACGGCTGTAGCACTGGTTTTGTTGTTTGCAATATTGGTGATGTTCCATGAGCTGGGACACTTTACTGCTGCCCGGCTCGTTGGAATTCGCGTGGACGAATTCGCGTTCGGATTCGGTCCAAAGTTGATCACGCTATTCAAGCGTGGCGCCACGGAATATACGATCCATCCATTTCCACTCGGCGGGTTTGTAAAACTTGCAGGCATGGAGCCCGGCGAGGAAGATATATCTGATGGGTTTCAGGCACAGGCTATATGGAAACGGGCGCTGGTGATCTTTGCAGGGCCATTCGCCAGTTTCGTGCTCGCCGTGCTCGTGTTCGTGACGATGGGCATGTTCTGGGGCTTTTCGACCGGCACTACGGATAATCGGGTCGCTATGGTCACCCCACTATCCGTGGCTGCTAAGGCAGGCATACGCACAGGTGACCGGATCATCTCAATAGACGGCAAGACAGTCAAGAACGGAAAGGATATGACCAAGCTGATCCACAACAGCCCGGGCAAGAAGCTGAGCTTGATGATCGCGCGAAATGGCGAAAAATTCACAAAAACGGCGGTTCCCAGATGGACGATAATCTATATGAATGCCGTATGGTCATTTCCAGATGGTAAGCGTGGGGTCGTCGAAGAGATTGCCGATAAATCGAGCGCTCAAAAGGCTGGCCTTCAGGAAAAAGATAAGATCGTCTCCATAAATGGCAAAAAGATCAACAGCGGGACTGATTTCGCTGCAGCAATAAAGCAAATCGGTGATAGACAGGTAAAACTCGAGATCGACAGAGGCGGGAAGACAATTACACTGACTGCAAAACCGACCCCAAAAACTGAAAAGTTCATGGCCATCGGCCTGCTCGGATTTATGCCTGAACAAACCCTTAAAAAGGCTGGGTTTATCGAATCGGCAACCAAGGGTTTGATACTCACCAAGGATGTGGTTGTCGAAATCGTCGTTTCGCTCGGCAGCAAGAAGATAGCTGAGAACATCGGCGGTCCGCTGATGATCGCAAAAATCACACAGTCATCCGTTGCGCTCGGCACATACTCTATATTTCGACTGCTGGGGCTTTTGAGTATGAGCCTTGCGGTCATAAACCTGGTCCCGATACCCGTGGTGGACGGCGGCCATCTGGTTATACTGGCAATCGAGGCTGTTCGGCGTAAGCGCCTGACCCGGGAGCAGATGCAGACGGTCACAATGGTCGGCATATTCATACTCGGCGCGATATTCGTGACCGTGATATGGTCGGACTTGTTCAAGATATCCCAGGGGCTGGTGCCGCAATAG
- a CDS encoding 1-deoxy-D-xylulose-5-phosphate reductoisomerase, with translation MSESRPVRISILGSTGSIGTQVLDVVKRLGHQRVRIVGLGAQNNADLLISQALEFMPKAVCIGDGQAKDKVESTLSSCGIRVYTGKNGFDELAVEDETDKIVVSVAGTPGLSPTLKAIEAGKDVALASKEVLVAAGHLVMEAASRKGVALLPIDSEHSAIFQCLNGEDRNSIEKIYLTASGGAFRDKPKSELADVTAEQALAHPTWKMGKKVTVDSATLMNKGLEIIEAKWLFGVEADRVEVVIHPTSIVHSMVRFCDGSTIAQLGLPDMRLPIQYALLYPQRVDSKLPKLDILKAGTLSFGEVDMDKFECLGLAMKAAKVGGTLAVVMNAADEVAVDMFLNGRIGFLDIAKVVRRAMERHKSKPSPSLEEIYEVDGETRHKVAEFV, from the coding sequence ATGAGTGAGTCACGGCCTGTGCGTATTTCAATATTGGGTTCGACCGGGTCTATAGGAACACAGGTTTTGGATGTAGTCAAGCGGCTGGGTCATCAAAGGGTCCGCATCGTCGGCCTCGGCGCGCAGAATAATGCCGACCTGCTTATCTCGCAGGCATTGGAGTTCATGCCCAAAGCGGTCTGCATTGGAGACGGTCAGGCGAAAGATAAGGTCGAATCGACCCTAAGTAGTTGTGGGATCAGGGTCTACACCGGCAAGAACGGATTCGATGAGCTTGCCGTGGAGGATGAAACTGATAAAATAGTAGTATCGGTCGCGGGCACGCCGGGGCTTTCCCCCACCCTCAAGGCTATCGAGGCGGGTAAGGATGTGGCTCTGGCGAGCAAAGAGGTATTGGTGGCGGCAGGTCATCTGGTCATGGAGGCTGCATCGCGCAAAGGTGTGGCTTTGCTGCCCATAGACAGTGAGCACTCGGCTATTTTCCAGTGCCTCAACGGCGAGGACCGCAATAGTATTGAAAAGATATATCTGACCGCTTCAGGCGGAGCTTTCAGGGATAAGCCAAAATCCGAGTTGGCCGACGTGACTGCCGAACAGGCTCTCGCCCATCCGACATGGAAGATGGGCAAGAAGGTGACTGTCGACTCGGCCACGCTGATGAATAAGGGTCTCGAAATTATCGAGGCGAAGTGGCTCTTTGGCGTTGAGGCGGACAGGGTTGAGGTCGTGATACATCCGACAAGCATTGTGCACTCGATGGTCCGGTTTTGCGATGGATCGACAATTGCGCAGCTCGGTCTGCCGGATATGAGGCTGCCGATCCAGTATGCCCTGCTCTATCCGCAGCGGGTCGACTCGAAGCTGCCGAAACTTGATATTTTGAAAGCAGGAACACTGAGCTTTGGCGAAGTCGATATGGACAAGTTCGAATGTCTTGGGCTGGCGATGAAGGCCGCAAAAGTGGGCGGCACGCTGGCTGTTGTAATGAATGCTGCCGATGAGGTGGCGGTGGACATGTTCCTGAATGGCAGGATTGGCTTCCTGGATATTGCGAAGGTGGTTCGCAGAGCGATGGAAAGACATAAGTCAAAACCCTCGCCGTCACTTGAAGAGATATATGAAGTGGATGGAGAGACAAGGCACAAGGTTGCCGAATTTGTCTAG
- a CDS encoding isoprenyl transferase: MSRKSYTDLDPERIPKHIAVIMDGNGRWARRRGLPRLEGHRRGYKSLKNFVINAADFGVKVITAYAFSSENWKRPADEVSGLMKLIRYAAKAELNYMKKENVRIITSGRFHELPKELQKQFNEDYEETKNNDRIILNIAVNYGGRNEIVDAVKKAAAMVSEGKIAADDIDEKTLTGLMYHPELPEPDLMIRTAGEMRVSNFLLWETAYSELFVTDTLWPDFSKDDLYDAIKSYQGRTRKFGKVVDESGDHK, encoded by the coding sequence TTGAGCCGCAAATCTTATACAGACTTGGACCCGGAGAGAATACCCAAGCACATCGCTGTGATAATGGACGGAAACGGCAGATGGGCCAGACGCAGGGGTCTGCCGCGCCTTGAAGGACATCGACGCGGATATAAATCACTGAAAAACTTCGTAATCAATGCGGCTGACTTCGGCGTAAAGGTCATTACGGCATATGCGTTCTCGTCCGAAAACTGGAAGCGGCCTGCTGATGAAGTCAGCGGGCTGATGAAGCTGATTCGTTATGCAGCAAAAGCCGAGCTGAACTACATGAAGAAAGAAAATGTCCGAATTATCACAAGCGGACGCTTTCATGAGCTGCCGAAGGAACTGCAGAAACAGTTCAACGAGGATTATGAGGAGACAAAAAACAACGACCGTATCATACTTAACATCGCGGTCAACTATGGCGGTCGAAATGAAATAGTGGATGCAGTGAAAAAGGCCGCGGCTATGGTTTCCGAGGGTAAGATTGCCGCGGATGATATAGATGAGAAGACGCTTACCGGCCTTATGTATCACCCTGAACTGCCCGAGCCGGACCTTATGATCCGCACTGCCGGTGAGATGCGTGTAAGCAATTTCCTGCTTTGGGAGACTGCATACTCCGAGCTATTTGTCACAGACACTCTCTGGCCTGATTTCTCTAAAGACGATCTATATGATGCGATCAAGAGCTATCAAGGGCGCACGCGTAAATTTGGCAAAGTGGTTGACGAGAGTGGAGATCACAAATGA
- the frr gene encoding ribosome recycling factor gives MQKAVEAADHDFATIRTGRANPMLLEGIKVDYYGTPTPINQLAGISVPEPRQLLISPWDRNSIDAISKAIQSSDIGITPQSDGQVIRLNIPYLTEERRKDLIKQLHKKSEDHKIAVRNIRRDANEHLKAQEKKSEISEDEMKREQEKIQKLTDKFIVDIDKHTAAKEAELKEV, from the coding sequence ATGCAAAAGGCGGTAGAAGCCGCCGATCATGACTTTGCCACCATAAGGACCGGCAGAGCCAATCCGATGCTGCTCGAAGGGATCAAAGTAGATTATTACGGCACACCTACACCCATCAATCAATTGGCCGGAATCTCGGTTCCCGAGCCCAGGCAATTGCTGATCTCACCATGGGACCGCAACAGTATCGACGCGATATCCAAGGCGATCCAGAGTTCGGATATCGGAATAACGCCGCAGAGTGATGGTCAGGTGATAAGGCTCAACATTCCATATCTGACTGAAGAGAGACGTAAGGACCTCATCAAGCAGCTTCATAAGAAGTCGGAGGATCACAAGATTGCGGTACGCAATATACGCCGTGACGCAAATGAACATCTCAAGGCACAGGAAAAGAAATCGGAGATATCCGAGGATGAGATGAAGCGTGAGCAGGAAAAAATACAAAAGCTCACAGATAAATTTATTGTCGATATAGACAAACACACGGCAGCAAAAGAGGCTGAACTCAAAGAGGTATAA
- the pyrH gene encoding UMP kinase has product MDRKWNRVLLKLSGQAFSGSQKLGLCPDTIESIALGIKEARESGVEIAVVIGAGNIIRGGSASNKGMDRATADYMGMLGTVINSLALQDALEKMGVHTRVQSAIKMAEVAEPFILRRAIRHLEKGRVVILAAGTGNPFFTTDTAASLRALEIKADAVLKATNVDGVYTSDPHKDKDAVKFDEISYMDAISRNLGIMDLTAFTLCMENNLPIVVFDITTPGNIARAARGETIGTLVRGGKDS; this is encoded by the coding sequence ATAGACCGAAAATGGAACCGAGTCCTGCTCAAGCTGTCGGGACAGGCGTTTTCAGGTTCACAAAAACTTGGACTCTGCCCCGACACAATCGAGTCCATCGCTCTGGGCATCAAGGAAGCTAGAGAGTCCGGAGTAGAGATAGCCGTCGTGATCGGCGCGGGTAACATTATCCGCGGCGGATCGGCATCAAATAAGGGCATGGACCGGGCAACCGCTGATTATATGGGCATGCTCGGAACGGTCATCAACTCGCTGGCGCTGCAGGATGCACTCGAGAAGATGGGAGTACATACACGAGTTCAGTCGGCAATCAAAATGGCTGAAGTGGCTGAACCGTTTATTCTCAGACGAGCGATCAGGCATCTCGAAAAGGGAAGAGTGGTGATTCTGGCGGCAGGCACGGGCAATCCGTTCTTTACCACCGACACTGCCGCATCCCTTCGTGCGCTCGAAATCAAGGCCGATGCCGTGCTCAAAGCAACGAACGTCGATGGAGTCTACACAAGCGATCCGCATAAAGACAAAGACGCAGTCAAATTCGATGAGATCAGCTATATGGACGCGATCAGCCGAAACCTGGGCATTATGGATCTGACTGCTTTCACTCTGTGTATGGAGAACAACTTACCCATAGTCGTATTCGACATAACCACGCCCGGCAACATCGCAAGAGCCGCGCGTGGTGAAACAATCGGCACACTCGTAAGGGGAGGGAAGGACTCTTGA
- the tsf gene encoding translation elongation factor Ts — MAITADMVKKLREQTGAGMMDCKKALTETNGDYEKAVTLLREKGIAVAAKRETKSASEGLIGCFVTGDNKAGAMVEVNCETTFVAKTPEFVELAKGLAKFVAESGDIANLDAMLDTPFKDGRPVKDLVNELMGKIGEKLAVNRFVRLATDGVIGSYVHMGDQIGVLVELKGAAVSDTSLSLAKDIAMHIAWANPDYMKRDDIAADAIDKERDVHRQWAIKEGKPEKIIDRIIDGRMKEFYSRVCLLEQPFIKDEDQTIEDLVKAAAKTTGEDIKIAGYVRYRVGETSGD; from the coding sequence ATGGCAATTACTGCCGATATGGTTAAGAAACTGAGAGAACAGACCGGCGCGGGCATGATGGACTGCAAAAAAGCGCTCACCGAAACAAACGGTGATTACGAAAAGGCAGTCACTCTGCTTCGCGAAAAGGGCATCGCAGTCGCAGCCAAACGCGAGACAAAGAGCGCTTCGGAGGGTCTGATAGGCTGCTTTGTCACGGGTGATAATAAAGCCGGAGCGATGGTCGAGGTAAACTGTGAGACTACATTCGTCGCCAAGACACCCGAATTCGTCGAACTGGCCAAGGGACTTGCGAAATTCGTAGCAGAGTCCGGCGATATAGCCAACCTAGATGCGATGCTCGACACACCATTCAAGGACGGCAGACCCGTCAAAGACCTGGTCAACGAGCTTATGGGCAAGATCGGCGAAAAACTGGCGGTGAACAGGTTCGTGCGCCTTGCAACCGATGGTGTGATCGGCTCTTATGTGCATATGGGCGATCAGATCGGGGTGCTTGTCGAACTTAAAGGAGCAGCAGTCTCCGATACATCACTGAGTCTTGCAAAGGATATCGCTATGCACATAGCCTGGGCAAACCCGGACTATATGAAGCGCGATGACATTGCTGCCGATGCTATCGACAAAGAACGAGACGTTCATAGACAGTGGGCGATCAAAGAAGGCAAGCCTGAGAAAATTATCGACAGGATCATCGATGGGCGGATGAAAGAGTTCTATTCCCGCGTGTGCCTGTTGGAGCAGCCTTTCATTAAGGATGAGGATCAGACCATCGAGGACCTGGTCAAGGCCGCCGCAAAAACAACCGGCGAAGACATAAAGATAGCTGGATACGTAAGATACCGCGTTGGAGAAACATCCGGTGACTGA
- the rpsB gene encoding 30S ribosomal protein S2 yields the protein MASISMKELLEAGVHFGHRTHRWNPKMKRYIYGGRNGIYIIDLHQTLKLFEDARKFIQDVAAEGKTILFVGTKKQAQEAVETAAKQCGMYYVNQRWLGGMLTNYRTIQTRIARLRELEKMEADGIFEQLTKKEAAKLREQRDKLERFLGGIKDMPQLPGAIYIVDLKKERIALLEARKLDIPVVAIVDTNCDPDEVDYVIPGNDDAIRAIKLISSKLAEAIVEVKPAAEEAEEVEEAAAEAEGEGEETSEEGEEEKPEAEEEVFIGAEGAEDTQTEDKVE from the coding sequence TTGGCATCGATTTCAATGAAGGAACTGCTGGAAGCCGGCGTTCACTTCGGTCACCGCACTCACAGATGGAACCCCAAGATGAAGAGATATATCTATGGGGGACGCAACGGAATCTACATCATCGATCTTCACCAAACCCTCAAGCTCTTTGAAGACGCACGAAAGTTTATCCAGGATGTCGCCGCAGAAGGCAAAACGATACTCTTCGTGGGGACAAAGAAGCAGGCACAGGAAGCAGTGGAGACGGCTGCAAAGCAGTGTGGGATGTATTATGTGAACCAGAGATGGCTGGGCGGAATGCTCACCAACTATCGTACCATACAGACCCGCATCGCAAGGCTCAGAGAACTCGAAAAGATGGAAGCCGACGGAATCTTCGAGCAGCTTACCAAGAAAGAAGCTGCCAAGCTCCGTGAGCAGAGAGATAAACTCGAGAGGTTCCTGGGTGGAATCAAAGATATGCCCCAACTGCCGGGCGCTATATATATCGTGGACCTCAAGAAGGAGAGAATTGCCCTTCTGGAAGCTCGCAAACTCGACATCCCGGTCGTCGCAATAGTCGACACCAACTGCGACCCGGATGAAGTCGACTATGTGATCCCCGGCAACGATGACGCAATCCGCGCTATCAAGCTCATTTCGAGCAAACTCGCCGAGGCTATCGTGGAAGTCAAGCCTGCAGCCGAAGAGGCTGAAGAGGTCGAGGAAGCAGCAGCCGAAGCAGAGGGCGAGGGTGAAGAGACCTCAGAAGAAGGCGAAGAAGAAAAACCGGAGGCTGAAGAGGAAGTCTTTATCGGCGCAGAAGGCGCTGAAGACACCCAGACAGAAGATAAGGTAGAATAA